One genomic window of Cydia fagiglandana chromosome 20, ilCydFagi1.1, whole genome shotgun sequence includes the following:
- the LOC134674430 gene encoding uncharacterized protein LOC134674430 isoform X3 produces MEDEAASASNADLSKLLNDSDERPRSAVNSVVLDYYKKFGRKRDLEQYFSLTTAQSDIRDPRSLFWRRMKEQSDTSDSGEKKSESSNEICRISIKCSIPERSETERRVSPSNDESESPPIITDVLPAVSPSGDESVDDNHSQKSADATLDTSINKPLSPTSSITSQRKLEWDSLADVGYGNESDKKTSASSLSTLEREVLAQKQHFTLDYKQSSDLGIPTAHSTPVDPNDSNPKTKKGLGKKTISISRKDVDLVEVNVPHNMENVQPINVNLTKQFSVNLQKDGGMTIDNVKKDISISPEKKVDTEMNTDVKFDKEIQTSLLRLKEKVKSSNDCLENATTSAPQIPILICLNTLRRKQRRKKIRKSKTKLKSKQKLIRRKQVIAEKDKSGEQVSEAESFEYMPGHMYNQNQLRKQDTNRSNNTNNNVGNKSSLESSAVHTTDSSKESKYSFSKDLDNTLNVLKSTLKDKYDSNLKKKLVTDIIHRLLKSNYGEGEATPEFLSVLSLTSKKTPTTSTSEADNTEGKVVHSKPKKSILRSSKFDPRNVASTSQSAPNLPSVVESDKLVTTYLSKIVSSTTTETDLSNNSAKDVTSSDTVFTLTSSQELYKKYISALKKEEAYKQHLRDKELFLRQKLVRTEPVKKVPARLDINKNSNLKDLIKDLTRNNYDDGSGDASILEGGSSNFDIVRQRVPRKQRSHSVFTLSSGNSDMQDRTCNAKIRMQKNNVNSPREEPNKHQRNVAGSCNRPAVTDSSVQVNINVHDKPNSYFPPKFAEEEKYVCLCTENTQTCHHRPDEVEVYKCPISKPVPISKSCVTNRQLCGHSASSSSKDDINTVSCSKHPKKYKPVSCTRCLQTKLSVHPNISDPSESDLNVIDSAECVKLINELYKKVSKTGSECQCSTEKDCYSYTCKSSKDNIHRNDRGEQDNLIEDLNQMAPLIGQKPVEKTVIQSCVGCHETFTNQPENIADNIVIPIQGTNMMLKLSIGGKALKEQVHKEMPGNELTLDREITTDKRNPSLKGVSISDEHSEPLQADMPSQTNQEKCLSPRDPVRSNYNTEKEDEIQRKKNFGILSDSGIAGRSTYPKKVQINEKKPLLRSNTDMGNLGASSGVQTENFTMDKETRPYLRTQTNQDFTSNKQSKSMGDCRSQPQSIKSTPSQNSVSESSKSSTGERFHSFNTSKNKYSAERQKLKEQKAYDTLTDDGNPKDLILETIKDITKRYSKRDTDKHSKKKCFKEIITALSYLLDTDDSGDGEQEFSQSSKGVQCSKQKSSQYEIANDFLKDAERKTERSGTIPVLAANVYPQKSNTYERNIKTDCSSRGSRQSRRFSEASGVANPKMEQATVKFTCDKGCGCDGTSECNDCMGQSMKTDSGNGGGISPRSGGNLKIEASQKSASCSTVVEPNNSAQDPYRLEEATHKSEDKKSCAYDSLKSTKESGIPPNDVKTCDIGCGCDGSSECKDCEDPDSHKHGGSRGDIESARRNTQESRGSSPRVTKTTCDKGCGCDGSSECKDCMEPLSPKRKSPRRESEKPKNTQARCGSPKKTKRTRDKSCGCDISPECNDCVDCHSPKSPTGECGKESRKPRKVDRCTSPRKTETCDRGCGCDDSSECSECVESRSPRYGIGKCRKVSVKPKKQERCTSPRKTETCDKGCGCDGLSDCNECVESQPLKCRSEIKESQFKKQSRSTSPRKPEVIDKRCMYSSLSEREDLSKPKQRSRCNSPKKLRTTCDRSCGCVGTSECKECSHKTGTCDRERTKRQDAKKFVNKCVQSTVRRVKSLYSHHCDDSSDIAISTDPPCCSTDSPTSKLVHKIKKECEKYQKRCKACKKCQASSTTTNVIVRVPKYKQANVPFKEACSKIEQKLPYCDTRFEPKGRSQSWPNECGISSTDDVKIANACTVRDYLEKNRPDFVDRCETRQNCIRMTSESRAKERSELREQLVGLGSLPTLNDEELIYLAKQLGSRRKRPLQQKIMTEREMKKHSEKIYKSLPEVVQKKEEAKKENIKKTNLLMANIFKKNLQKKALSGDVNISNYSQVVKI; encoded by the exons ATGGAAGATGAAGCTGCTAGTGCAAGTAACGCAGATTTATCAAAATTGTTGAACGATTCGGATGAAAGACCACGATCAGCCGTGAACTCAGTGGTTCTTGACTATTATAAAAAATTTGGAAGGAAAAGGGATTTGGAGCAGTATTTTTCTTTAACAACGGCACAGAGTGATATCAGGGATCCGAGGAGCTTATTTTGGCGAAGAATGAAAGAACAAAGTGATACGTCAGACTCGGGTGAAAAGAAGAGTGAATCTTCAAACGAAATTTGCAGGATTTCGATTAAATGCTCCATTCCAGAGAGGTCTGAAACGGAG AGACGGGTATCACCATCAAATGATGAGTCGGAGTCCCCACCGATCATCACTGATGTCTTACCAGCCGTTTCACCTTCTGGAGATGAATCTGTTGATGACAATCATTCACAAAAAT CTGCTGATGCAACATTAGACACCTCCATAAACAAGCCATTATCACCAACAAGTAGTATAACCTCACAGCGGAAGCTAGAGTGGGATTCTTTGGCAGATGTGGGCTATGGCAATGAAAGCGACAAGAAAACATCTGCTTCTAGTCTAAGCACTCTTGAAAGAGAAGTTCTGGCACAAAAACAACACTTTACACTTGACTATAAACAAAGTAGTGACTTAGGAATACCTACTGCCCATTCCACTCCAGTAGACCCAAATGACAGTAATCCGAAAACCAAAAAAGGACTGGGAAAGAAAACAATATCAATTTCAAGAAAAGATGTAGATTTAGTTGAAGTAAATGTACCACATAATATGGAAAATGTTCAACCAATCAATGTTAATTTGACAAAacaattttctgttaatttacaaaaagatGGCGGCATGACTATTGACAATGTGAAAAAAGATATTTCTATTTCACCAGAAAAAAAAGTTGACACTGAAATGAACACAGATGTAAAGTTTGATAAAGAAATACAAACATCTTTATTGAGATTGAAAGAAAAAGTCAAAAGTTCTAATGATTGTTTAGAAAACGCTACTACTTCTGCACCTCAAATTCCGATTCTTATATGCTTAAACACATTGCGACGCAAGCAAAGACGGAAGAAAATTAGGaaatcaaaaacaaaactgAAAAGTAAACAGAAACTTATTAGAAGAAAACAAGTCATAGCTGAGAAAGACAAAAGTGGTGAACAAGTATCAGAAGCTGAAAGTTTTGAATACATGCCAGGACACATGTATAATCAAAATCAATTAAGAAAGCAAGATACAAACAGGTCTAACAATACCAATAATAATGTGGGCAACAAATCAAGCCTTGAATCAAGCGCAGTTCACACTACTGATTCAAGCAAAGAATCAAAATATTCTTTCAGCAAAGACCTTGATAACACTTTAAATGTTCTCAAATCAACATTGAAAGATAAATATGATTCTAACTTAAAAAAGAAGCTTGTGACAGATATAATTCATAGACTTCTAAAATCAAACTATGGGGAGGGTGAAGCTACACCTGAATTTTTATCTGTTTTGAGTTTAACTAGTAAGAAAACTCCAACAACCAGTACTTCAGAAGCAGATAACACTGAAGGAAAAGTGGTACATTCAAAACCCAAAAAATCAATACTTAGATCAAGTAAGTTTGATCCTCGAAATGTAGCTTCCACTTCGCAAAGCGCACCTAATTTGCCATCTGTAGTGGAAAGTGACAAACTTGTGACAACTTATTTATCCAAAATAGTGTCATCAACTACTACCGAAACTGACCTATCTAATAATTCAGCAAAAGATGTAACATCCTCTGATACAGTATTCACTCTAACATCGTCACAAgaactttataaaaaatatattagtgCTCTTAAAAAAGAGGAGGCATATAAACAGCACTTGCGAGACAAAGAATTGTTTTTGAGACAGAAACTTGTTAGAACAGAACCTGTGAAAAAAGTACCGGCGCGTCTTGATATCAACAAGAATAGTAATTTAAAGGACCTAATTAAAGATTTAACTAGAAACAACTATGATGATGGTTCAGGTGATGCAAGTATATTAGAAGGAGGGAGTTCAAATTTCGACATTGTTAGACAAAGAGTACCCAGAAAACAAAGAAGTCATTCTGTATTTACTTTGTCTTCTGGCAATTCTGATATGCAAGACCGGACTTGTAATGCTAAAATTAGAATGCAGAAAAACAATGTGAATTCACCAAGAGAAGAACCTAATAAACATCAAAGAAATGTAGCTGGATCTTGCAATAGACCTGCTGTGACAGACAGCTCAGTTCAAGTAAATATAAATGTTCATGATAAACCAAACTCATATTTTCCACCTAAATTCGCTGAAGAAGAAAAATATGTTTGCTTGTGCACGGAAAATACACAAACTTGTCACCACAGACCTGATGAAGTTGAGGTATATAAGTGCCCTATCTCAAAGCCAGTACCTATATCTAAAAGCTGTGTAACTAATCGACAATTGTGTGGACATTCTGCTAGTTCATCATCAAAAGATGATATAAATACTGTCTCTTGTAGtaaacatccaaaaaaatataaacccGTATCTTGCACAAGATGTTTACAAACTAAACTTAGTGTGCATCCGAATATTTCAGACCCCTCAGAGTCAGACTTAAATGTCATAGATAGTGCAGAATGTGTCAAACTGATTAACGAGCTATATAAAAAAGTTTCCAAGACTGGTTCAGAATGCCAATGTTCAACTGAAAAAGACTGCTATTcatatacctgcaaatcttcgaAGGACAACATACATCGCAATGATAGAGGAGAACAAGATAATCTTATTGAAGATTTAAACCAAATGGCACCTTTGATAGGTCAGAAACCTGTAGAAAAGACTGTTATTCAAAGTTGTGTTGGTTGTCACGAAACATTTACAAATCAGCCTGAAAATATTGCAGATAATATAGTAATTCCTATACAAGGAACTAATATGATGCTAAAACTGAGCATAGGTGGAAAGGCACTAAAAGAACAAGTACACAAAGAAATGCCGGGTAATGAACTTACGCTTGATAGAGAAATTACCACAGATAAAAGAAACCCCAGTCTAAAAGGTGTGTCTATTTCAGATGAACATTCTGAACCTTTGCAAGCCGATATGCCAAGCCAAACAAACCAAGAAAAATGTTTATCACCTCGAGACCCGGTACGTAGCAATTATAATACTGAAAAAGAAGATGAGATACAGAGAAAGAAAAATTTTGGTATTTTATCTGATTCCGGGATTGCTGGCCGCAGTACTTATCCGAAGAAGGTTCAAATCAATGAAAAGAAACCTCTCTTACGCTCTAACACTGATATGGGGAATCTTGGAGCAAGTTCCGGTGTGCAAACAGAAAACTTCACCATGGACAAAGAAACTCGTCCTTATCTTAGGACACAAACAAATCAAGATTTTACATCAAATAAGCAATCAAAGTCGATGGGTGATTGCAGATCGCAACCACAATCAATTAAAAGCACACCCAGTCAAAATAGTGTGTCCGAAAGCTCAAAATCCAGTACTGGAGAAAGATTCCATAGCTTTAATacttctaaaaataaatattcagcGGAGAGGCAGAAGTTAAAGGAGCAAAAGGCCTACGATACTCTCACTGACGATGGAAACCCCAAAGATCTTATTTTAGAAACGATTAAGGATATTACTAAACGGTATTCGAAAAGGGATACCGACAAGCATAGTAAGAAGAAATGTTTTAAAGAAATCATAACTGCATTAAGTTATCTTTTGGATACTGATGACAGTGGTGATGGGGAACAAGAGTTTTCACAAAGCTCTAAAGGAGTTCAGTGTTCAAAGCAAAAAAGTTCCCAGTATGAGATTGCTAACGATTTCCTTAAAGATGCAGAGAGAAAAACGGAAAGAAGTGGTACCATCCCGGTTTTAGCCGCTAATGTATATCCGCAAAAAAGCAACACATATGAGAGAAATATTAAAACAGATTGTTCAAGTCGCGGGAGTAGACAAAGTAGACGTTTTAGCGAGGCAAGCGGAGTCGCCAACCCAAAAATGGAGCAAGCAACCGTCAAGTTTACCTGCGACAAAGGATGTGGATGTGATGGTACCTCTGAATGCAATGACTGCATGGGTCAATCTATGAAAACTGATTCGGGTAACGGTGGTGGAATATCTCCGAGGTCAGGAGGGAATTTAAAAATTGAAGCAAGCCAAAAAAGTGCGTCCTGCTCTACAGTAGTCGAACCAAATAATTCTGCTCAAGACCCCTATAGATTAGAAGAGGCTACACACAAATCTGAGGATAAGAAATCTTGTGCATATGATTCTTTAAAATCCACAAAAGAAAGTGGCATTCCACCAAATGATGTAAAAACTTGCGATATAGGATGTGGGTGTGATGGCTCCTCAGAATGCAAAGATTGTGAAGATCCTGACTCTCATAAACATGGTGGCAGCAGAGGTGACATAGAATCTGCGAGACGTAATACACAGGAATCTAGGGGCAGTTCACCAAGGGTAACAAAAACTACTTGCGATAAAGGTTGCGGTTGCGATGGTTCCTCGGAATGTAAGGATTGTATGGAGCCCCTTTCTCCAAAACGAAAAAGCCCACGCAGAGAGTcggaaaaacctaaaaatactcAAGCACGATGCGGTTCACCAAAGAAAACAAAGAGAACCCGCGATAAAAGTTGTGGATGTGATATTTCACCAGAGTGCAATGACTGTGTTGATTGCCATTCTCCAAAGTCACCAACTGGAGAATGTGGAAAAGAATCCAGAAAACCTAGAAAAGTAGATAGATGTACATCCCCTAGGAAAACAGAAACCTGTGACAGAGGGTGTGGATGTGATGACTCATCAGAGTGCAGCGAATGTGTTGAATCTCGATCCCCAAGATATGGGATTGGAAAATGTAGAAAAGTATCCGTGAAGCCTAAAAAACAAGAGAGATGCACTTCACCAAGGAAAACGGAAACTTGCGACAAAGGGTGTGGATGTGATGGGTTATCAGACTGCAACGAATGTGTTGAATCCCAGCCTCTAAAATGTAGATCTGAAATCAAAGAATCTCagtttaaaaaacaaagtagaaGCACTTCACCTCGAAAACCAGAAGTCATTGACAAACGTTGCATGTATAGTAGTTTATCAGAGCGCGAAGATTTATCAAAGCCTAAACAACGAAGCAGATGTAACTCGCCCAAAAAACTACGAACCACGTGCGATAGAAGCTGCGGCTGCGTTGGTACTTCAGAATGTAAGGAATGCAGTCATAAAACTGGTACGTGTGACAGAGAAAGGACCAAAAGACAAGACGCAAAGAAATTTGTTAATAAATGCGTGCAGTCTACCGTAAGACGAGTAAAATCTTTATACTCTCATCACTGTGACGATTCTTCAGATATAGCGATTTCTACAGACCCACCGTGTTGTTCTACTGACTCTCCTACGTCTAAACTTGTACATAAGATTAAGAAGGAATGCGAGAAATATCAAAAGCGTTGCAAAGCTTGTAAGAAATGTCAAGCGTCCAGCACAACAACG AATGTTATAGTGAGAGTCCCCAAATACAAGCAAGCGAACGTGCCTTTCAAAGAAGCTTGTTCTAAAATAGAACAGAAATTGCCCTATTGTGATACACGCTTTGAACCTAAGGGCAGGTCTCAAAGCTGGCCCAATGAGTGCGGAATTTCTAGTACGGATGACGTCAAAATAGCAAATGCGTGTACTGTCAGGGATTACTTGGAGAAAAATCGTCCTGACTTTGTGGACAGATGCGAAACCCGTCAAAACTGCATCAGGATGACAAGCGAGTCTAG AGCCAAGGAACGCTCAGAACTGCGAGAACAATTGGTGGGACTGGGGTCCTTGCCAACATTGAATGATGAAGAGTTAATATATCTAGCGAAGCAACTTGGCTCAAGACGTAAACGAC CACTGCAACAAAAAATTATGACCGAAAGAGAAATGAAAAAACATTCTGAGAAGATATACAAATCGCTGCCTGAAGTAGTGCAAAAGAAAGAAGAGGCTAAAAAGGAGAATATTAAGAAAACTAATTTGCTGATGGcgaatatttttaaaaag AATCTGCAAAAGAAAGCACTGAGCGGTGATGTAAACATATCGAACTACAGCCAAGTTGTGAAAATTTGA